The Gossypium hirsutum isolate 1008001.06 chromosome D06, Gossypium_hirsutum_v2.1, whole genome shotgun sequence genome contains the following window.
tttaatcaagcTAGATAAACTGGTCCTACCAATTGGATTAGTGATCCGATTGCCTAATCAATTCGGTCATCTGCCCAATTCCGAAGATACCAAAAATTAcaagggtaaaataataattttaaattttgaattaggaCGGAGTGAAGTCTTAACATTTATTACGATTGTCACGCTGCTTCATGAAATgcatttatttattcaattaattgcACCATATATCTTCAAACTATGATTCTCATTTTACATTGGTTCTCTAACTTTAAAATACTCTAATTACATCTTTAAACTATAAAGgttctatcaatttggtccttcaattactaaaatagttaatttaaccattaaattacaCATCAGATCTTATGTGGcatgatttaaaatgaaaattttaaagaaatatgaATACTGTAAAAATATATGTTGAAAAAATGATTGGTTTTGAGGTTTTCGAAGATTTTATAAAAGTAATATCGTTATCTCTCttttttcagttttattttatttttagtttttacttttaaaagttaggTGTGAacgttttacttttatttaaattctttattttaaattatgtcatataaTATTTGATGtatcatttaatgattaaattaatagttttaataaTGGAATGGCCTAATTAATATAACATCAACAGTTTaaggatgtaattagaatattcTCAAGTATGAGGACCAATTCAAAATGTAAGTCATAATTTGGAGATGTTTGATGCAAAACACCCTCATTTGGAGTGATAGTAGAATTTTTAATTTCACAAGTaagtttaaaaaatcataatgtgtttttaattcgtatcaaaaataaaaataaataaataagaggctttttcttttatagttgTGAAGTTAAAAGGTGAATTTGTTGATTTTACCTTCAATTGTAACTGgactaataaaaaaaaaataggagATGAACACAAAAGTTTGATTACGTAATTCGAGAACTTCCTACTCAGTGGACTTCGCCTAGAGAGTAATTTGATATAAATAAACTTGTACAAAATATGATTTAAGCCCATTTCACTCACGAGCCACTAAGTTGCAACCTTACTCTTATATACAATCTAAATCACCCTTCCCACTAGGTTTTTCCCTTTTGAAAGTTTAATTGTAAACTAGTTAGCAAGAACAATTTAATTGCAATGAATTTGTACTAAAATAAGTTCGTaacataaacaaaacaaatgCACTCTCAATCTCGTCAATAAAATCGTATTTCGATTTGTAAAAGTACAATTAATGTGAATTTCTATTCCCTTTAAACTCAGCTCGATAACATCTCCAATATAAAATAGAATAGGCAGTGATATTGATGTAATCTTCTAAAGAAAATAAATCTATTCAAATAAGAAAACTCTTTTGTAACGTGCTGTTAGAAATCCTCAAACATATAATTGGTAATACTGGTTTACCAAATTCAAACTAGGTTACAATTGGAGTTACGCATCTAGTGCGTGTAACCCGCACTAACAATCTTTACATTTGACATTCTTAAACAAAAACATAATACACATTCAAGTAAGGAAATATGAATTTTCAACTCAACAAAAATATTTGTTACACGTAATTTATTGTATAGTTACTAATTTTAAAACTTCTCAATCTCTCAActcacattaaattttaaaatttgtcgCAAAATCGTAAACGTCACTTATAAATTAGCTTATATCAAGCTTATGAACTCATCAACATTAGACACCTAAATCAATTTATTCCCAACCAAGGTCAAATTCCATTTTCCTTCATTACTTCACATCAACATTAGTTTGTCAAGCTAACACATTTAAGAACATTAACTTAGATCAAACAACTCTACAATGGCTCAATTTAACACACACCATTAAACTTCACCATCCAACTTCTAAAtcaattaaaacaagaaataaaaccGAGTACAATTCAACAAAACTAAGCAATCTACATTCAAATCCTTGAAGATTACTGGGCCAACTAAATAAGACCGCCATGTTTAAGCTGTACTCCTCCTCCCAACTCTTTGATTCTCACATTGAAAgcgttgctttgatttttgtaaGCATGGAAGTATTTCCGGAGTAAGACCAAAGTGCAGTTTGTAAGCATTAAATTTCAAAACTACACGATCTAACGTGTAATTTGATATACGAGTTTTGATTTGGTATTATTATATGcatgaaattttgatagttatttaaatgtatacatgaaactttaattttgattcaactgGACACATTTAAAGAGAAAATACATCAATTTTTTTACatttgataaatataataatttatgtataCAATATGTAAGCATAAAATAGTTCTATATTGATAATTGTAGTAGTGATTtctgaaaattaaatcaaataaatatttcatatataaaattacacaaaatcagagttcatgtataacattatacagttgatcaaagttcatatatagttTTACCCCTATTTACAAACAAGAGACGaatgaaattaaaaatgattCACAATCTGAAATATCTTTAAAGACCATATCTCCATATCCATACGATAGACACAAGTGTTAAACCTAAATACTTGAAGAAAAATAGAAGTTCGTTGTACAAGCTTCATGAATCACAACTCAATAACCAAATTGATTCCCAACTGTGGTGGGGCTGAGTGATCTCGTAGGTGACACTGGACTCGCTATTCATTAATCACCGTCATCATCATCTATGTAGTACTAGGTCTAGGTTTCTTCACTACTGGTGAAGAATCTAAGAGAAGACTAAGAACAACAATGTTGAAACTACATATAAACCCACAAAAACTAGGTAGGTTTATGACAACATCTTCACTACTGGTGAAGAATCTAAGGGAAGACATAGAACAATAATGTTGAAACTACATATAAACCCACAAAAACTAGGTAGGTTTATGACAACACAACAATACCATGTTCGTAAATAATAATATACCATACACGGTTTTAGTTAAGACTTTGAGAGGGTTTTGTTGATTAAGATGTACGATGATGGGAttgattcatatatatgtgtacaACTTGTTTACTTGTCTAAAAGAAAAACATGTTGCATTTACAGATGCCATTACCGTATATGACCAAAgggttcaatcaattgaaaattctaaatatttcttTCAAGTATTCattgtatgttatatatatatatacatacacttggTGAGGTGGACATGAAAATTTGGCCTCCAAAATtggaatttatattataaaaacttGGCATTATTGAAATTAAGTGGGACAAAGGGAAATGGAACGTGTTATAGAATATATGGTTTGACTGACATGGAAATGCAAAaggtgaaattattttttaaaattaatccaTCTGcagataaactttttttttaattctgtaaTTAGTTTTCATACTTTATGAAAATTGtggatttagtctctatactttataTAGTCAATTTTCATTCTTGtactttttaaattataaaattttagtcTTCACTAAAGGATAATGGTTAAATTTGATAAGCTttgttatttccaaaatttgatgcaacaaacatattatcatatgtgtaatgtcatgCTAGCTTGTTATTTCCATATATTAGTcactaaaaatctaattaatgGATTAATGACTATCATTTGTCTCaagattgaaattttcaaaattcgaaaagtatcaAGACTCAGAATAATCCAAATGGAGAATATGGATTAATTCTACAATTGTATGCATAGCACATGACTAGTAATTAAAGTACAGGactaaaatttcagaatttgaaaagtatagggactaaaattgaccattttaaaaagtattttaaatttgatcaaattaaagtatagggactaaattgacaatttttgtaaaatataaggcttaatagtagaatttaacctttTCTATTTGAGATATGTTGACGAGTTCGATAGCTTCGAAAGAAATCTTCAAAGTATCATCCATTAGGTAGCCTATCGATCTCTTAACAATGTTAAGTATTGTCTCTTAAGTGAACGTTTTGTCTCCCGTCCTCTATCAAGAATTAGCTTGCCGCGAGGGATTGTTGGGTGAACTTGATTCACAAATCACCCTGCAAAACTCAAGAAAACAAATGGTAAATATAAAACGTGAAGTAAGTATGGAGCTCAGAAGTGAGACATTTGAAAATTATTGGCAGATAAGTTAGGGATTTGTTGGAAGTTGTCCAGAAACAACATAAGATCAGGACAGAACATGTATTGTGGTGAGTAAGAAGATAAGCATTTTTGGTCCCACTTCTCAACTGCATGTGCGATATCCATATGTACGGAATTTGAAGATGTGCATGTGGGGGCGCACACGCTTGTGACTATTCCAATTATAATAATGTTACATCCTACTTTTATAGATTAAATTATTcgtttaaattcaaatattttgatattttattaaatttattttaagtttttttgtaTTTGGAGTTTAATtgtattttactttatttattaaaaataaaaaaaattaattttatactttaaataaaaaaataagttgatcattttgttaaaaattatatctatttttacagTTAAAAATTTGTTTCTGTACGTTAGAATAAGGTATATAACACGCcaattttttaccataaaatggataaaattttaacaaaaaagaccagttaatttattttttaagtgaaGAAAACAAAATGAGATCTGATTTCTAATATAAAGATTTAATCAGAAATTGATTGATGTTTGAAAcggaaaatcaaagaaatatataCAAGAAGCTGATGATGGTTGTACAGAATCCAAatcccattttttttttcattttttgcaaGGTTGTATTTACAAATTATAACATTCTAAATGCAaagatttaattataatataagctTATAAAAATCATAGAATAAAACCCtctcttttaatatatatatctcaaTTGGAATTTGTTGAAAACATTCTTCCTGAAATAGCAGCTGCCAGTGCTGCAGTGAAATTAGGGTCTTTAGTTAAAGAAGATGCCATATGTTCCACCAAATATTGCGTAGCTTCTGGTGAATCCAGTTTTGGCTTTGAGTTTCTAGCTTCATCACTTGACTTGATTGAATTGGTGAGGTCTAGAGTAATGGTTGGACTGGATGACTTAACCGGAGTCGAACCAACAGGGACCGAACCAAGGCGGCTCGAACCCGATGTTGCCTCGATTTGAGAAGGGGGAAGATGATTATGTTCACCTTCATATGTTGCAACTAGAACTGATTGATCATCCACACTTCTTTGCACctgaaatcatcaataaaattaattggGGTCAAAAACAGAATACTTTACAAGTTTGATAGGGATTGGATTTGGGTTGGGGTTTGGCTAGCTTACCTTCTTTTTAACAGGGCAACTTGGTGCAAAAGAACACTTGAAATAAGCTCTTGGACAGGGATTATCCCTGGTGACTTTTTGCCCATATTTCCTCCATTGATATCCATCCTTTACAacctgaaagaaaaaaaaaaaaaccaagatgAGCTATTGTACTTAGAATAATCATACAGTGAAGTTTGGCATACCAAATGTATCTTATATTAGTATACCACATCCGATTTTTAACAgttaaaatatatgtatagagGTTAATTTTATGTGAAAAGAAATCTTACAAGGCTGGTATCAGATAGTTCAGTCCTGACATAAGCTCTTGAAATTTTGGCTTTGATGATTTCTTCTCTAGGTTTCTTACATGATTCTTCTTCATCAGTTGAACTACTCTCTGAATTCCCAATGATATTCCCATTGTTGTTGTTGCTGGtttctgattttcttttctttgtaggACTAAGTTCTTTCTCAGTATTCTTGTTCATCAAGTCCACTAACTGGCTTTGCAATGCATTATAGCTCTCACACATTGCTTTTAACATCTCAGTTAGCTTCTTATTTTCTGCATTTACGCGGTTCAGTTCCTCCACTAAAGCACCACTCTgcaaacataaaaagaaaaaccattatcaaatcatacCCATGGAGGGttccataatatatacatatatatataagtaggtAACTTACCTCTTCTTTGACTGAAAGTTTCCTTCCAAATACAATTAAGCTGTTGCTGGTATTAGGATGACTTACAGGAGTTTCAAGTTGAAGGGACTTTGTTGAAGAAGCATTAAGATCCAGTGAATCAAcccatgaagaagaagaagaattcatagcttttttttcaatctttaagCAAAGACCCAGATCTAATATATTCATAAAAAAGCTGAAACTTTCCTGGAATTGACCAagtatgaagaagaagatgaagaatcaaatgatgaatatatatagaaagaaagaagaaagaggtAAGGGAAACTGGGTGGAAATAGAGCAATAAAGGAGGGTCAGAGGAGGTTGGCATGTGCTTTTTTGTAAAAAGGGGTAAGAGTATTAACTAATAACTCTTTGTTTATTTATATAGAAGTGAGTAGTAATAGGGACAATGTgcttatatacataaaatagattaaattgtgctATTAGCCCCTGTATTGTGCATATAGTTTTGAATTTAGTTTTCGtactttaaattaatattttaagggATTTTGAAATTTCAGTACTAACCAAGTTTATTAAGTTCTGTAAATTTCAAAATCTTATGCATATAATATCATGTATTATGTAGCgggtatatattttatttagtcGTTTCTACATTaagattgaaaatttaaaattttaaaattagggaCTAAGAATGTTGAAATTAAGTGAAGATAGactaaatctatttttttaaaaaaaattaattaggaatattttctaaactatttatataaataaacaaaagaaaatagatgAAATGGAGTAATTCATTGTCGGTTAGGTTTGAAAAGGTGAACAAATTATAGGTTTTGACGAAGCACACCATAAAAGTAATGAAACCTTGGGTGCTGTTTGGTTTATGTTTTTCATTACAGAAGTTCATTGTTGACCAATTTGTCTTTAGATTAAAACATAAATCTGTCTTTGTCTATTActctattttttgtgtttttgtacatgcaatatttatatcaataataTTAATGAAGTTGAATGGAATAGATGGGGTTTTGCTTTCTTGTCAAGTCTTAGAAACAAAAATGGAAAATTCCTACAAGTAGACtaccatatatattttatgtataattatggtaatgtttttttagttgtttttggGATTTAGGTTTTAAATTCATTTGcacattcattttttaaaaaaaagaaaaagaaacgggCTCGAAGGCTATTACCTCAAAATTAACAAGAATCGAAAATTACAAAGTTACGGATATCACGACAATAATTCATGTCAAAAGACAAAATACAACAGTTCAAAAGTAACCAATTTTACGATCCACCCAATTGACCTCAGCTTTAGTAAACAACTCAATCAATTTCCTCGCCTCCTTGATGCGAAAACCAAACACCGTAATATCCTCCCGATTAACAGTACTAGCACATTTCGAAAATGACTATGTAAAGATTGAAAGACCTAGCGAACCTAGCTCCGCCCATTCGAGGCTCATAAATTCATTTGTACATTCATATGTGAGAGAGAAAGGGTGGAATTTTCTATTCacattcaaaacaattttttgttgtatatatatgatccttttaaaaaaaataaatttggatttttttaaaaaaaagtaaaaatttgaaatttctaagatttgaaTTTCACTAAATCAATATTCCATTTGCATACCAAAAAGTAATCGGAAGAAGTAACATGAGATTTTTTCCCCATGAATCTGGATTGAGTTTGAATTTAAAAGTCATCGAACAAAAAATTAGACTTAGATTACTTACTTTCAAAGGTGACATTAGAGGCTACAGGTAGGTTCTTAATCCTCTTAAAATTACTTATTAAATTTTTAGTTGTTAAGGTTGTTGggatatattaattaataaagtaaGGAAATAGATCTCCTTGGCAATTGACTTTGCACATGAATTCCACATGAtagtataatattaataatttattatacgTTCATTTTATCTCTGCCTTAATTCATTAATGTTTTAGGTGATTtagcaaagagaaaaaaaaagcacaaataaaaaaattaaaataatggtATTGTACCTATCATTTATGTTGTGATGATGTAAAGAGCTGAGTTCATATATACACTGAAGACTCATTCAATTCCATCATGTATAAAAAAATTGCATGAATCAAATTCTCAATAGACTTATCCAAAAGCTGAagttgcaatcatatcatatggTATGCTTTagaggatgaaattgaaaaggaGAGCAAATTTAATTGATTAGGATTTAGGACCAAAGTTGGTAATTAAGCATGGTTGAGGATAAATCCAAAAATAATAGTCGCGTGTGTTTGAaaactaattttctaattgaCCCTTTCTGTCAAATCTAGAATGTAGGTTTGGGTATTGCTTATTGCTTATATATCAACCAATTTGGACTTTATCCTAGGTAATTATTCCTTTCACATTTTAGCAAGACGACAAAAATCACTTGAACAAAAAGTCACCCAATTAGGTCTCTTTCTATTCGCCATTTCATTTGTAATTTCAGTTAAAAGTGAATATACTTTTGTTGATAGTAGGTGGAGGGAGTGATTCTCATGTCGAGTGGTTGGAGATGAACATGGTGTTTAGAGGTTGAAAGCTTCTTTCTAGTTCTACGTTAACTTGCAATTGATCTTATTAATTaacaaagtaaaaatataaaatgagcaGAAAAGTTGATTACGTAGTTTGGAAACTTCTTACATTTGTGAGGATCTTATTCAGAGAGTAATGTACCACTAATTTGCAGTATAAGATAGCGATTTAATTTCAACTTATTTAACAAATTGTAACCTCAATTCTTATATGTTAAATACATCACTATCCCTATTAAGACTC
Protein-coding sequences here:
- the LOC107962411 gene encoding probable WRKY transcription factor 40 (The RefSeq protein has 1 substitution compared to this genomic sequence), which produces MNILDLGLCLKIEKKAMNSSSSSWVNSLDLNASSTKSLQLETPVSHPNTSNSLIVFGRKLSVKEESGALVEELNRVNAENKKLTEMLKAMCESYNALQSQLVDLMNKNTEKELSPTKKRKSETSNNNNGNIIGNSESSSTDEEESCKKPREEIIKAKISRAYVRTELSDTSLVVKDGYQWRKYGQKVTRDNPCPRAYFKCSFAPSCPVKKKVQRSVDDQSVLVATYEGEHNHLPPSQIEATSGSSRLGSVPVGSTPVKSSSPTITLDLTNSIKSSDEARNSKPKLDSPEATQYLVEHMASSLTKDPNFTAALAAAISGRMFSTNSN
- the LOC107962411 gene encoding probable WRKY transcription factor 40 isoform X1, coding for MNILDLGLCLKIEKKAMNSSSSSWVDSLDLNASSTKSLQLETPSGALVEELNRVNAENKKLTEMLKAMCESYNALQSQLVDLMNKNTEKELSPTKKRKSETSNNNNGNIIGNSESSSTDEEESCKKPREEIIKAKISRAYVRTELSDTSLVVKDGYQWRKYGQKVTRDNPCPRAYFKCSFAPSCPVKKKVQRSVDDQSVLVATYEGEHNHLPPSQIEATSGSSRLGSVPVGSTPVKSSSPTITLDLTNSIKSSDEARNSKPKLDSPEATQYLVEHMASSLTKDPNFTAALAAAISGRMFSTNSN